From the genome of Yersinia enterocolitica, one region includes:
- a CDS encoding sugar ABC transporter permease → MNENRMLGLAYLSPYILGLIIFTAFPFVSSFFLSFTEYDLMNPPVFNGIENYRHMILEDDLFWKSMGVTFAYVFLTIPLKLAFALGIAFVLNFKLRGIGLFRTAFYIPSILGSSVAIAVLWRALFAIDGLLNSFIGVFGFDAINWLGEPALALTSVTLLRVWQFGSAMVIFLAALQNVPQSQYEAAMIDGASKWQMFMKVTVPLITPVIFFNFIMQTTQAFQEFTAPYVITDGGPTHYTYLFSLYIYDTAFKYFDMGYGAALAWVLFLVVALFASIAFKSSKYWVFYSADKGGKND, encoded by the coding sequence ATGAATGAAAACAGAATGCTGGGGTTAGCCTATTTATCGCCTTATATACTCGGGTTGATAATATTTACGGCTTTCCCCTTTGTATCATCCTTCTTTCTCAGTTTTACTGAGTATGACTTAATGAACCCTCCCGTATTTAACGGGATCGAGAATTATCGTCATATGATTCTTGAAGATGATTTATTCTGGAAATCCATGGGCGTTACATTCGCTTATGTTTTTCTGACTATTCCTTTAAAACTGGCATTTGCTCTAGGGATCGCTTTTGTACTGAACTTTAAATTACGCGGTATTGGCCTGTTCCGTACTGCTTTCTATATTCCATCAATCCTCGGCAGCAGCGTTGCAATTGCCGTGTTATGGCGTGCCCTATTTGCCATTGATGGCCTGTTAAACAGCTTTATTGGCGTGTTCGGGTTTGATGCCATCAACTGGTTGGGAGAACCAGCGCTGGCGCTGACATCCGTGACATTACTGCGTGTCTGGCAGTTCGGTTCCGCCATGGTTATCTTCTTGGCTGCATTGCAGAACGTACCGCAGTCACAATATGAAGCAGCCATGATTGATGGTGCCTCTAAATGGCAAATGTTTATGAAAGTTACCGTGCCACTGATCACGCCGGTTATTTTCTTTAACTTTATTATGCAAACCACGCAGGCGTTCCAAGAGTTTACCGCGCCGTACGTTATTACCGACGGTGGACCAACTCACTATACGTATTTATTCTCGCTCTATATCTATGATACCGCGTTTAAATACTTTGATATGGGATACGGTGCTGCACTGGCCTGGGTATTATTCCTGGTAGTCGCCCTCTTCGCCTCAATTGCATTTAAATCATCTAAATATTGGGTCTTCTACTCCGCCGATAAAGGAGGAAAAAATGACTGA
- a CDS encoding pectate lyase, protein MDFIGNIKGSDAMMINWLSAIRSYVDLVQSIGHSNQNPTPLLADGFDVLTHQPVVWEFPDGHNTPISNFASQQNWLRTLDALSLVTQDPQYHQQARVQSSYFMHLGVHEQSGLFYWGGHRFLNLDTLTTEGPESKAQVHELKHHLPYYDFLVTVDREKTLNFLQGFWHAHVEDWQTLDLGRHGSYDKLRDPHVFTHARRDVVNPTDLPRLPETKGLTFVNAGTDLIYAAYKYAEYTGDIAAAAWGKHLYRQYVLARNPETGLPVYQFSSPQQRRPIPADDNQTQSWYGDRAKRQFGPEFGDIAREANVLFRDMRPLLIDNPLAMLDILRQQPDEQVLQWVIDGLKNYYRFAYNVESNTLRPLWNDGQDMSGYVLLRDGYYGAKGTVISPFPLDVDYLLPLVRAWRLSEDEELLDLIGVLLHRWQFAELNKQKRRASLMVGKKPAATAHLLLALVELAEHCQCSRLFELAWQVGDELFKQHYHRGLFVESAQHRYFRIDNPIALAILALIAAKQNKSAAMPQFITNGGYIHGDYRVNGENRTLYDIDFIYPTLLNQ, encoded by the coding sequence ATGGATTTTATAGGCAACATTAAAGGCAGCGACGCAATGATGATTAACTGGCTCAGCGCTATTCGCAGCTATGTTGATCTGGTCCAGTCTATTGGCCATAGCAACCAAAACCCTACCCCCCTGCTAGCTGATGGCTTTGATGTGCTGACACATCAACCGGTCGTATGGGAATTTCCTGATGGCCACAATACACCAATATCTAATTTTGCCAGTCAGCAAAACTGGTTGCGGACATTGGATGCCCTCAGTCTGGTGACTCAGGATCCGCAATATCACCAACAAGCACGAGTGCAAAGCAGCTATTTTATGCACCTTGGCGTTCATGAGCAAAGCGGGTTGTTTTACTGGGGCGGCCATCGTTTCCTCAATCTGGATACATTAACGACCGAAGGGCCAGAATCAAAAGCGCAAGTACATGAACTGAAACATCATCTGCCCTATTACGATTTTCTGGTCACTGTTGACCGGGAAAAAACACTTAATTTTTTACAGGGTTTTTGGCACGCCCATGTAGAGGATTGGCAAACGCTGGATCTGGGCCGCCACGGTAGCTACGACAAGTTACGCGACCCACATGTGTTTACCCATGCTCGCCGCGATGTGGTTAATCCTACTGACTTACCGCGCCTTCCTGAAACCAAAGGCCTGACCTTTGTGAATGCGGGTACTGACCTGATTTATGCCGCATATAAATATGCTGAATATACCGGTGATATCGCTGCTGCTGCCTGGGGGAAACATCTCTATCGTCAATATGTATTAGCCCGTAACCCAGAAACCGGTTTACCGGTTTATCAGTTCAGTTCGCCACAACAGCGTCGCCCTATCCCGGCGGACGATAATCAGACCCAATCTTGGTATGGCGATCGTGCCAAACGTCAGTTTGGTCCAGAATTTGGTGACATTGCTCGCGAAGCTAATGTGCTGTTTCGCGATATGCGCCCGCTACTGATTGATAACCCATTGGCGATGTTAGATATTCTGCGCCAACAACCCGACGAACAAGTCTTGCAATGGGTTATTGATGGCTTAAAGAACTACTATCGTTTCGCTTATAACGTTGAGAGTAATACATTGCGCCCGTTATGGAACGATGGACAAGACATGAGCGGCTATGTATTGCTGCGGGATGGTTACTATGGCGCCAAAGGTACGGTTATTTCGCCATTCCCATTAGATGTTGATTATTTGCTGCCATTAGTTCGCGCCTGGCGCTTGAGTGAAGATGAAGAGCTGCTGGATCTGATTGGTGTGTTACTGCACCGCTGGCAGTTTGCTGAATTGAACAAACAAAAACGCCGAGCATCATTGATGGTGGGTAAAAAACCTGCTGCCACTGCACACCTATTGTTGGCCTTAGTTGAACTGGCAGAACACTGCCAATGTAGCCGATTATTTGAATTAGCCTGGCAAGTTGGCGATGAACTATTTAAACAACATTACCATCGCGGCCTGTTTGTTGAATCGGCTCAACACCGTTATTTCCGTATCGACAATCCAATTGCATTAGCAATATTGGCCTTAATTGCAGCAAAACAAAATAAGTCTGCTGCTATGCCTCAATTTATTACCAATGGTGGTTACATTCATGGAGATTATCGGGTGAACGGGGAAAACCGTACTCTGTATGATATTGATTTTATTTATCCGACGCTTTTGAATCAGTAA
- the kduD gene encoding 2-deoxy-D-gluconate 3-dehydrogenase: MILDSFELKGKVALVTGCDTGLGQGMAIGLAEAGCDIVGINIVEPRETIDKVTALGRRFLSLTADLSKIEHIPALLEQAVAEFGQIDILVNNAGIIRREDAINFSEKDWDDVMNVNIKTVFFMSQAVAKQFIKQGHGGKIINVASMLSYQGGIRVPSYTASKSAVMGVTRLLANEWAKHGINVNAVAPGYMATNNTQQLRKDEERSKEILDRIPAGRWGLPDDLKGPVVFLASKASDYISGYTIAVDGGWLAR; the protein is encoded by the coding sequence ATGATTTTAGATTCCTTTGAATTGAAAGGTAAAGTTGCACTGGTTACTGGCTGTGATACAGGTTTGGGCCAAGGCATGGCGATCGGTTTAGCCGAAGCCGGTTGTGATATCGTGGGTATCAACATTGTTGAGCCACGTGAAACTATTGATAAAGTGACTGCACTAGGCCGCCGTTTCCTTAGTCTGACGGCTGACCTGAGCAAAATTGAGCACATTCCTGCCCTGTTAGAACAAGCTGTCGCTGAATTTGGTCAAATCGATATTCTGGTCAATAACGCCGGTATCATTCGCCGTGAAGATGCGATCAACTTCAGCGAGAAGGACTGGGACGATGTCATGAACGTTAACATCAAAACCGTGTTCTTTATGTCTCAAGCGGTTGCTAAACAGTTCATTAAACAAGGCCATGGCGGCAAGATTATCAACGTGGCATCAATGCTGTCTTATCAAGGTGGTATCCGTGTGCCATCTTACACCGCATCGAAAAGCGCAGTCATGGGTGTGACTCGTCTGTTAGCTAACGAGTGGGCTAAACATGGCATCAACGTGAACGCAGTGGCACCGGGTTACATGGCAACCAACAATACCCAACAGTTGCGTAAAGATGAAGAACGCAGCAAAGAGATCCTTGACCGTATCCCTGCTGGTCGTTGGGGCTTGCCTGATGATCTGAAAGGTCCAGTGGTCTTCTTGGCATCTAAAGCATCTGATTATATCAGCGGTTACACCATCGCGGTTGATGGCGGTTGGTTGGCTCGCTAA
- a CDS encoding 5-dehydro-4-deoxy-D-glucuronate isomerase, whose protein sequence is MQVRQSIHSDHAKQLDTAGLRREFLIENIFTADEYTLTYSHIDRIIVGGILPVSKAVSIGDDVGKQLGVSYFLERRELGVINIGGSGLIVVDGQRYEINNEEALYVGKGAKEVQFSSIDSTKPAKFYYNSAPAHTTYPNKKITLAEAAPQTLGDDATSNRRTINKYIVPDVLPTCQLTMGLTKLAPGNLWNTMPCHTHERRMEVYFYFDMDEETAVFHMMGQAQETRHLLVHNEQAVISPSWSIHSGVGTKRYTFIWGMVGENQVFSDMDHIAVSELR, encoded by the coding sequence ATGCAAGTTCGCCAAAGCATCCATAGCGACCACGCGAAACAGCTTGATACTGCCGGTTTGCGCCGTGAATTTTTGATCGAAAATATATTCACCGCAGATGAGTACACCCTGACCTATAGCCACATTGACCGCATCATCGTCGGGGGTATTTTGCCCGTCAGTAAAGCAGTCAGCATTGGTGATGATGTAGGTAAACAACTGGGTGTCAGTTACTTTCTGGAACGCCGCGAATTGGGCGTTATCAACATCGGTGGCTCAGGACTTATCGTTGTTGATGGTCAGCGTTATGAAATTAACAATGAAGAAGCATTGTATGTGGGTAAAGGTGCGAAAGAGGTGCAGTTCAGCAGTATCGACAGCACAAAACCTGCCAAGTTTTACTACAACAGCGCGCCAGCACACACCACTTACCCGAACAAAAAAATCACGTTGGCAGAGGCCGCACCGCAAACATTGGGTGATGATGCCACCAGCAACCGTCGCACTATCAATAAATACATCGTGCCTGATGTGTTGCCAACCTGCCAACTGACCATGGGTTTAACCAAACTGGCTCCCGGCAATCTGTGGAATACCATGCCTTGTCATACCCATGAACGTCGTATGGAAGTCTATTTCTACTTTGATATGGACGAAGAAACAGCGGTGTTCCACATGATGGGCCAGGCACAGGAAACACGTCATTTGTTAGTCCACAACGAACAAGCTGTGATTTCACCAAGTTGGTCTATTCATTCTGGCGTGGGCACTAAGCGTTATACCTTCATCTGGGGCATGGTCGGTGAAAACCAAGTCTTCAGTGATATGGACCACATCGCTGTTAGCGAATTGCGTTAA
- a CDS encoding cupin domain-containing protein, which yields MKMFFINDETPWEELGNGIKRKVMTWSDDLMMVCVHFDKGAIGTAHKHDIHDQIAYVAAGSFEVEIEGQKRILKAGDAYRAVKNEMHGAVSLEDNSILIDTFNPKRDDFL from the coding sequence ATGAAGATGTTCTTTATTAATGATGAAACGCCATGGGAAGAGTTAGGAAATGGCATTAAACGCAAAGTAATGACTTGGAGCGATGATCTGATGATGGTCTGCGTTCACTTTGACAAAGGTGCCATTGGTACTGCACACAAACATGACATTCATGACCAGATTGCTTATGTTGCCGCAGGCAGCTTTGAAGTGGAAATTGAAGGGCAGAAACGCATATTGAAAGCGGGTGATGCGTATCGTGCCGTGAAAAATGAGATGCACGGCGCGGTATCACTGGAAGATAATAGTATTTTAATCGACACCTTTAACCCTAAGCGAGATGATTTCCTCTAA
- a CDS encoding 2-deoxyglucose-6-phosphatase (YniC; catalyzes the dephosphorylation of 2-deoxyglucose 6-phosphate, mannose 6-phosphate and p-nitrophenyl phosphate), whose product MATPHPIKAAIFDMDGLLIDSEPLWLQAELDIFTNLGLDTSSRDSLPDTLGLRIDLVVKLWFQAMPWQGPSQAEVCKRIIVRAIELVEETRPVLPGVEYALDLCRQQGLKIGLASASPLHMQERVLDMLGVRNQFDCLVSAEYLPYSKPHPEVYLNAAADLGIDPLQCVTLEDSVNGMIATKAARMRSIVIPSPEYCADPRWVLADLKLESLEQLNKKDIT is encoded by the coding sequence ATGGCAACCCCTCACCCGATTAAAGCGGCAATTTTCGATATGGATGGCTTGCTGATAGATTCGGAACCATTATGGCTACAGGCCGAACTCGATATTTTCACCAATCTTGGGCTGGATACATCCTCACGGGATTCATTACCCGATACCTTGGGTTTACGTATCGATTTAGTGGTAAAGCTTTGGTTCCAAGCCATGCCATGGCAGGGTCCTAGTCAGGCGGAAGTGTGCAAACGGATTATTGTTCGGGCGATAGAACTGGTAGAAGAGACCCGCCCGGTGCTGCCAGGCGTTGAGTACGCACTGGACCTTTGCCGCCAACAAGGGCTGAAAATCGGCCTAGCATCAGCATCCCCTCTCCATATGCAAGAGCGTGTGCTGGACATGTTAGGTGTTAGAAATCAGTTCGACTGTCTGGTTTCAGCCGAATACCTGCCCTACAGTAAACCGCACCCTGAGGTGTATCTGAATGCTGCGGCTGATCTCGGTATCGACCCGCTACAATGCGTCACGCTGGAAGATTCGGTAAACGGTATGATTGCGACTAAAGCAGCACGAATGCGCTCTATCGTGATCCCATCGCCTGAATACTGCGCAGACCCACGCTGGGTATTGGCTGATCTTAAGTTGGAATCATTAGAGCAATTGAATAAAAAAGATATAACGTAA
- a CDS encoding LysR family transcriptional regulator, which translates to MNVFISKKMRNFIVLAQTNSMAKAAEKLHMTASPFGKSIMALEELVGYSLFTRNEKSISLNKAGQELYQELFPIYQRLSAIDNSIVAISQRQKNIVIGIDNTYPTIIFDQLFSLSDKYDGITAQPFEFNENSVIDDLLDRRVDFIISPQQASQRVTHIDTLQATELPSLRLGFLVSRRFENIQALELLNTLPWLQMRFQNRANFEALLDAHFRAIGINPTIIYRPYSFMAKISAVEQGQFLTVVPQFAYRLVNPAKLKYFDAPNQPMYMREYLYSLKNNHHIEKVMGYIHSDREGD; encoded by the coding sequence ATGAACGTTTTCATTTCCAAGAAAATGCGTAATTTTATTGTGTTAGCCCAAACAAATAGCATGGCGAAGGCGGCTGAAAAATTACACATGACGGCATCTCCTTTCGGCAAAAGTATTATGGCGCTGGAAGAATTGGTCGGTTATTCCTTATTTACTCGTAATGAGAAAAGTATCAGCCTCAATAAAGCAGGACAAGAGCTTTATCAGGAGCTATTTCCTATTTATCAACGACTTTCAGCTATAGATAACAGCATTGTGGCTATATCACAGCGTCAGAAGAATATTGTGATAGGAATTGATAACACTTACCCAACCATCATTTTTGATCAATTGTTCAGTCTCAGCGATAAATACGACGGGATTACCGCTCAGCCTTTTGAGTTTAACGAAAACAGTGTGATTGATGACTTACTCGATCGCCGTGTAGATTTTATTATCTCCCCGCAGCAAGCGTCACAACGTGTCACCCATATTGATACCCTGCAAGCCACGGAGCTTCCCTCTTTACGGCTCGGTTTTTTAGTGTCACGTCGCTTTGAGAATATCCAGGCGCTAGAGTTGTTGAATACATTGCCTTGGTTGCAAATGCGCTTCCAAAATAGGGCAAATTTTGAGGCTCTACTGGATGCGCATTTCCGTGCGATTGGCATTAACCCCACTATTATCTATCGCCCCTACAGCTTTATGGCAAAAATCAGTGCTGTTGAGCAAGGGCAGTTTCTGACGGTAGTGCCTCAGTTTGCTTATCGGTTAGTTAACCCCGCCAAGCTGAAATATTTTGATGCACCGAATCAGCCCATGTATATGCGAGAGTACCTATATTCGCTCAAGAATAATCATCACATCGAAAAAGTCATGGGCTATATACATTCAGACCGAGAGGGTGATTAA
- a CDS encoding acetyl-CoA hydrolase, with protein sequence MKRSYCIMSADEAAECIEHGHMVVFSGFTPAGAPKALPAAIARRAIAHHQQQKDFQIRLLTGASISAKADDEMAEADAIAWRAPYQTASLLREKINLGAVSFVDLHLSEVAQMVNYGFFGDIDVAVIEASAITADGKVYLSSGIGNAPVFLHKAKKIIIELNHYHSPRVAELADIIMLGAPPRRNTLPIYHTLDKVGQPYVQVDPSKIFAIVETELPDAGNSLDRENPLCEKIADNVVSFLLNELKLGRIPPEFLPLQSGVGNINNAVMKRLGENPDIPPFMMYSEVLQESVVQLLETEKVMGVSASSLTVSPASLKKIYDNMDFFSTRIVLRPQEISNNPEIIRRLGVIALNVGLEFDIYGHANSTHVAGTELVNGIGGSADFERNAYLSIFMAPSIVKGGKVSTIVPMCTHVDHSEHSVKVIVTEQGVADLRGLSPMQRATTIINNCAHPMYRDYLHRYLAQAKGGHLHHNLAQAFQLHQNLFEFGSMLAP encoded by the coding sequence TACCCCAGCCGGAGCGCCTAAGGCGCTTCCTGCCGCTATAGCCCGGCGCGCTATAGCGCATCATCAGCAGCAAAAAGATTTTCAGATTCGTTTACTGACCGGCGCGTCCATTAGTGCTAAAGCTGATGATGAAATGGCTGAGGCTGACGCTATCGCCTGGCGCGCGCCCTATCAGACCGCATCATTATTGCGGGAAAAAATCAACTTGGGTGCGGTCAGTTTTGTCGACCTGCATCTGAGTGAAGTGGCGCAAATGGTTAACTATGGCTTCTTTGGCGACATTGATGTCGCGGTTATTGAAGCCTCGGCGATCACCGCTGATGGCAAGGTGTATCTTAGCAGCGGCATTGGTAATGCCCCGGTTTTTTTACATAAAGCCAAGAAAATCATCATAGAACTCAATCATTATCACAGCCCACGGGTCGCTGAACTGGCTGATATCATCATGCTCGGTGCCCCACCACGGCGTAATACCCTGCCTATCTACCATACATTGGATAAAGTCGGCCAACCCTATGTACAGGTGGATCCGAGTAAAATTTTTGCCATCGTTGAAACCGAACTGCCGGATGCCGGTAATAGTCTGGATCGCGAAAACCCACTATGTGAAAAAATAGCCGACAATGTGGTGAGTTTCCTGCTTAATGAACTCAAATTGGGCCGTATTCCACCAGAGTTTCTCCCGCTGCAAAGCGGCGTCGGTAATATCAATAATGCCGTGATGAAACGTCTGGGAGAAAACCCAGATATTCCGCCGTTTATGATGTATTCAGAGGTGCTGCAAGAGTCGGTGGTTCAATTATTAGAAACCGAAAAAGTGATGGGGGTAAGTGCCTCCAGCTTGACCGTTTCCCCCGCCTCATTGAAGAAAATCTATGACAATATGGATTTCTTCTCTACCCGCATTGTATTGCGGCCACAGGAGATTTCTAACAACCCAGAGATCATTCGTCGGTTAGGGGTTATTGCCCTTAACGTCGGGCTTGAATTTGATATCTACGGCCATGCCAACTCGACCCACGTTGCCGGTACGGAATTGGTCAACGGTATTGGCGGCAGTGCAGATTTTGAGCGCAACGCCTATTTGTCGATCTTTATGGCCCCCTCCATCGTCAAAGGTGGAAAGGTCTCCACCATTGTGCCGATGTGTACCCATGTTGATCATAGTGAGCACAGCGTAAAAGTTATCGTTACAGAACAAGGCGTGGCTGACTTACGCGGGCTATCACCCATGCAGCGTGCCACCACGATTATCAATAACTGTGCACATCCGATGTATCGTGACTACCTGCATCGCTATCTGGCACAGGCCAAAGGCGGACATTTGCATCACAATCTGGCGCAAGCATTCCAGTTGCACCAAAATCTGTTCGAATTTGGCTCAATGTTGGCACCTTAA